One window from the genome of Blastocatellia bacterium encodes:
- a CDS encoding HEPN domain-containing protein, whose protein sequence is MNSLKESQYRLALARGYVEEAEQLARNSLWRASASSAQPAVENAAKAVIALFRPIVKTHDLGDHLIDLIQEHKLDEETSLNVEQLALCTSRLGFREHILTDYGDELTLTSPWEIYTRERAESALTIAKEALALAQEIVSRTETKQKGESREV, encoded by the coding sequence GTGAACTCATTGAAAGAATCTCAGTATCGCCTCGCTCTGGCGCGGGGGTACGTTGAAGAAGCAGAGCAACTGGCCCGGAACTCCCTCTGGCGCGCCTCCGCAAGCAGCGCTCAACCGGCTGTCGAGAATGCGGCGAAAGCCGTGATCGCCCTGTTCCGACCGATCGTCAAGACCCACGACCTCGGGGATCATCTCATTGACCTGATCCAAGAACACAAGCTCGACGAGGAAACGTCGCTCAATGTAGAGCAACTGGCCCTTTGCACTTCCCGACTCGGATTTCGAGAGCACATCCTGACTGACTATGGCGATGAACTGACGCTCACATCGCCCTGGGAGATTTACACCAGGGAGCGCGCCGAGAGTGCCCTGACGATAGCAAAAGAAGCACTCGCCCTCGCCCAGGAGATTGTTTCCCGCACGGAGACAAAGCAAAAAGGGGAATCGAGAGAGGTATAG